One part of the Desulfomicrobium apsheronum genome encodes these proteins:
- a CDS encoding response regulator transcription factor, giving the protein MSTPKRILIIDDHPLYRDGLKARLGTRPDLCVVGEAGTCAEGLRLTQTLAPDLAVIDISLPDGSGIELTRELRASQPDLPVLIVSMHAKLDFIAAAFQAGASGYMSKESGGEGILQAIGTVLSGGQYLDGSLSPSVLRRLSDISGRKAKTLDASYGSLSLREQQVMRLLAEGLTPEEIAAKLFVSRKTILNHRYAIMTKLGIKSPVAFVRHAARLGLIEIDD; this is encoded by the coding sequence ATGAGCACGCCTAAACGCATCCTCATCATCGACGATCACCCGCTCTACCGTGACGGTCTGAAGGCCCGCCTCGGCACCAGACCCGACCTCTGCGTCGTCGGCGAGGCCGGAACCTGCGCCGAAGGGCTGCGCCTGACCCAAACCCTGGCCCCGGACCTGGCGGTCATCGACATCTCCCTGCCCGACGGCAGCGGCATCGAACTCACCCGCGAACTCCGCGCCTCGCAGCCGGACCTGCCCGTGCTCATCGTCAGCATGCACGCCAAGCTCGATTTCATCGCCGCCGCCTTTCAGGCCGGAGCCAGCGGCTACATGTCCAAGGAATCAGGGGGCGAAGGAATCCTGCAAGCCATCGGCACCGTCCTCTCCGGCGGTCAATACCTCGACGGCTCCCTCTCGCCCTCGGTGCTGCGCCGTCTGAGCGACATCTCCGGCCGCAAGGCCAAGACCCTGGACGCGTCCTATGGCAGTCTCTCGCTGCGCGAACAGCAGGTCATGCGCCTTCTGGCCGAAGGACTGACCCCGGAGGAGATCGCGGCCAAGCTCTTCGTGTCCCGCAAGACCATCCTCAACCACCGCTACGCCATCATGACCAAGCTCGGCATAAAAAGCCCCGTGGCCTTCGTACGCCACGCCGCGCGCCTCGGGTTGATCGAAATCGACGACTGA
- a CDS encoding YajQ family cyclic di-GMP-binding protein, which translates to MPSFDIVNEIDLQEVDNAVNNVRKEVETRYDFKGVITEMEFNRKTKTLSLVTGDEMKIRAIREMLISHFVRRKVDPKALEFGESENTSRGQLKQEIKLHDGIDKDAARKLVKLIKDSKLKVQAAIQDEQVRVSGKKIDDLQEVMALLRGSEFELPLQFVNMKK; encoded by the coding sequence ATGCCATCTTTTGATATTGTGAATGAAATCGATTTGCAGGAAGTTGATAATGCGGTGAACAATGTGCGTAAGGAAGTCGAGACCCGGTACGACTTCAAGGGCGTGATCACGGAAATGGAGTTCAATCGCAAGACGAAAACCCTCTCTCTGGTAACCGGAGACGAGATGAAGATACGGGCCATACGGGAGATGCTCATCTCGCATTTCGTGCGCCGCAAGGTCGACCCCAAGGCCCTGGAGTTCGGGGAGTCTGAAAACACCTCCCGTGGTCAGCTCAAGCAGGAAATCAAGCTGCACGATGGCATAGACAAGGATGCCGCCCGCAAGCTGGTCAAGCTGATCAAGGACAGCAAGCTCAAGGTCCAGGCCGCCATCCAGGACGAACAGGTGCGGGTCTCCGGCAAGAAGATCGACGATCTGCAGGAGGTCATGGCGCTCTTGAGAGGATCCGAGTTCGAGTTGCCCTTGCAGTTCGTGAACATGAAAAAATAA
- a CDS encoding MucR family transcriptional regulator, with the protein MEDYLKQAIEIVKAQASVRNMNEDEITSMIRALTQSIRGVAEGVVPVVDTEPAVDPKNAIREKSVICCECGKSFKVLTKRHLATHGLTPEEYREKYGYKKGTSLVAKSLARDRRKTMQGMKLWEKRKKAVKTPA; encoded by the coding sequence ATGGAAGATTATCTGAAGCAAGCAATCGAAATCGTGAAGGCCCAGGCTTCTGTCCGCAACATGAACGAAGACGAAATCACCTCGATGATCCGCGCCCTGACGCAGAGCATTCGTGGCGTCGCCGAAGGCGTTGTCCCCGTTGTCGACACCGAGCCCGCCGTGGATCCCAAGAACGCAATCCGTGAAAAGAGCGTCATCTGCTGCGAATGCGGCAAGTCCTTCAAGGTTCTGACCAAGCGCCACCTGGCCACCCACGGTCTGACCCCCGAAGAGTACCGTGAAAAGTACGGCTACAAGAAGGGCACCTCGCTGGTCGCCAAGTCCCTGGCTCGCGACCGCCGCAAGACCATGCAGGGCATGAAGCTCTGGGAAAAGCGCAAGAAGGCCGTCAAGACCCCGGCATAA
- a CDS encoding glutamate synthase-related protein, with protein MIQWPKSNDVLGTTNRGNPAESGLCTLCRSDCAGKCETWMSCLKGRHMLYPRDFGSVTAGSANTCHVGVSYNSLRIQGFSYGAQGVAAGRTTNPDDCLFTNVSLETSFGATEKTKVRMPLMTGALGSTFIAAKYWDSFAAGCALIGIPIVVGENVVGVDRASSMSGGRIEKSPELDRRIEIYNRYSDGYGTMIVQLNVEDARNGVAEYVIEKYGNKVCIELKWGQGAKNIGGEIEVTSLDYALFLKKRGYLLDPDPELPEVQDAFKAGAIKGFARHSRLGYTDLPSSDAVHQNFMETVAYLRGLGYTKISLKTGSYGMEALAMAIKYATDANLDLLTIDGSGGGTGMSPWNMMETWGVPSILLHSKAIEYGNILASQGKKVVDMSFAGGLAREDHIFKALALGAPFVKLICMGRTLMIPGFLGSNIEGALNPERKEKVAGNWDSLPKTVRDIGESPEQIFAGYESLKAKIGADEMKTVPYGAIAAWTLADKLGAGLQQLLAGARKFSVTEITRGDIVSANRETAHETGIRFITDVQDEIARKILA; from the coding sequence ATGATCCAATGGCCCAAAAGCAACGATGTTCTCGGCACCACCAATCGCGGTAACCCGGCCGAATCCGGCCTGTGCACGTTATGCCGCTCGGACTGTGCCGGAAAGTGCGAAACTTGGATGTCCTGCCTCAAGGGCAGGCACATGCTCTATCCCCGGGATTTCGGATCCGTCACCGCCGGCAGCGCGAACACCTGTCATGTCGGCGTGAGCTACAATTCTCTGCGCATCCAGGGCTTCAGCTACGGCGCCCAGGGCGTCGCCGCCGGGCGCACCACCAATCCCGATGACTGTCTCTTCACCAACGTCTCCCTGGAAACGTCCTTCGGCGCTACGGAAAAGACCAAGGTGCGCATGCCGCTCATGACCGGCGCCCTGGGTTCCACGTTCATCGCCGCCAAATACTGGGACTCCTTTGCCGCCGGTTGCGCGCTGATCGGCATCCCGATCGTGGTCGGTGAAAACGTCGTCGGCGTGGACCGCGCCTCCAGCATGTCCGGCGGCCGCATCGAGAAATCCCCCGAACTGGACCGCCGCATCGAGATCTACAACCGCTATTCCGACGGCTACGGCACCATGATCGTGCAGCTCAACGTCGAGGACGCACGCAACGGCGTGGCCGAATACGTCATCGAAAAGTACGGCAACAAGGTCTGCATCGAACTCAAATGGGGCCAGGGCGCCAAGAACATCGGCGGCGAGATCGAAGTCACGAGCCTTGACTACGCCCTGTTCCTGAAGAAACGCGGCTACCTGCTCGATCCGGATCCGGAACTCCCCGAAGTGCAGGACGCCTTCAAGGCCGGAGCCATCAAGGGCTTCGCCCGTCACAGCCGTCTGGGCTACACCGACCTGCCGTCCTCCGACGCCGTGCACCAGAACTTCATGGAAACCGTGGCCTACCTGCGCGGGCTCGGCTACACCAAGATTTCGCTCAAGACCGGCTCCTACGGCATGGAAGCCCTGGCCATGGCCATCAAGTATGCCACCGACGCCAATCTCGACCTGCTGACCATCGACGGCTCCGGCGGCGGCACGGGCATGAGCCCCTGGAACATGATGGAGACCTGGGGCGTGCCGTCCATCCTGCTGCACTCCAAGGCCATAGAATACGGCAACATCCTGGCCTCCCAGGGCAAGAAGGTCGTGGACATGTCCTTTGCCGGCGGCCTGGCCCGCGAGGACCACATCTTCAAGGCCCTGGCGCTGGGCGCTCCCTTCGTCAAACTGATCTGCATGGGCCGCACCCTCATGATCCCCGGTTTCCTGGGCTCCAACATCGAAGGTGCGCTGAACCCCGAGCGCAAGGAAAAAGTCGCCGGCAACTGGGACAGTCTGCCCAAGACCGTCAGGGACATCGGCGAAAGCCCCGAGCAGATCTTTGCCGGCTACGAGTCCCTGAAGGCCAAAATCGGAGCCGACGAGATGAAGACCGTGCCCTACGGCGCCATCGCCGCCTGGACCCTGGCCGACAAGCTCGGCGCCGGCCTGCAGCAGCTCCTGGCCGGCGCACGCAAGTTCTCGGTCACCGAGATCACCCGTGGGGACATCGTCTCCGCCAACCGCGAAACCGCGCACGAGACCGGCATCCGGTTCATTACCGACGTGCAGGACGAAATCGCACGCAAGATCCTGGCCTGA
- a CDS encoding sensor histidine kinase — MTIHPDSTDSFPASSEEWRMFVAQSRKTQHDLLERIKELNCLYGISRLAQNREQPLGELLTGIADLIRASWQYPDIACASIRLGDTRHNSGNFVRTRWCQSSPVIIEAEECGAVEVCYLEERPDSDEGPFLREERSLIDAVADQVGRIVAQRRAEEQMRALSQELIMAQENERQRIARELHDHLAQDLSLARADLERIGGSLPEGGPWRAQTGVIAERIGTAIRSIRDLAYGLLPPGLTELGLVETVLAHCEDFSLRHGIAVDVFADGLGGVAFDFDTQINIYRLIQEALNNVRKHAKASRVTIRLLGSYPNLLVRIEDDGCGADMDRCLSQAGRTKRMGLWSMRERVKLLGGKISFRSKPGQGLHIRIETPLNRSSNEHA, encoded by the coding sequence ATGACCATCCACCCCGACAGTACCGACAGTTTTCCAGCCTCAAGCGAGGAGTGGAGGATGTTTGTGGCCCAGAGCCGCAAGACCCAGCACGACCTGCTTGAGCGCATAAAAGAGCTCAACTGCCTCTACGGCATCAGTCGGCTGGCCCAAAACCGTGAACAACCACTAGGCGAACTCCTGACCGGCATCGCCGACCTGATCCGCGCTTCCTGGCAATATCCCGACATCGCCTGCGCCTCCATCCGCCTCGGCGACACGCGCCACAACTCCGGCAACTTCGTGCGCACCCGCTGGTGCCAGTCCAGCCCCGTCATCATCGAGGCAGAGGAATGCGGCGCGGTCGAGGTCTGCTACCTGGAGGAGCGCCCGGACAGCGATGAAGGCCCGTTTCTGCGGGAGGAGCGCAGCCTCATCGACGCCGTGGCCGATCAGGTCGGCCGCATCGTGGCCCAGCGCCGGGCAGAGGAGCAGATGCGCGCCCTGTCCCAGGAACTGATCATGGCCCAGGAAAATGAACGCCAGCGCATCGCCCGCGAACTGCACGATCACCTGGCCCAGGATCTCTCCCTGGCCCGGGCCGACCTGGAGCGCATCGGGGGCAGCCTGCCTGAAGGGGGCCCTTGGCGCGCCCAGACCGGAGTCATCGCCGAAAGAATCGGCACGGCCATCCGCTCCATCCGGGACCTGGCTTACGGCCTGCTCCCGCCGGGGCTGACCGAGCTTGGGCTGGTCGAGACCGTGCTCGCGCACTGCGAGGACTTCTCCCTGCGCCACGGCATCGCCGTCGATGTCTTTGCCGACGGACTTGGCGGAGTCGCCTTCGACTTCGACACCCAGATCAACATCTACCGCCTCATCCAGGAAGCCCTGAACAATGTGCGCAAACACGCCAAGGCCAGCCGCGTGACCATCCGCCTGCTCGGCTCCTACCCGAATCTGCTGGTGCGCATCGAAGACGACGGCTGCGGAGCCGACATGGACCGCTGCCTGTCCCAGGCCGGTCGCACCAAACGCATGGGCCTGTGGAGCATGCGCGAGCGGGTCAAGCTCCTGGGCGGCAAGATCAGCTTTCGTTCCAAACCCGGACAAGGCCTGCACATCCGCATCGAAACCCCGCTCAACAGGAGCAGCAATGAGCACGCCTAA
- a CDS encoding ABC transporter ATP-binding protein — MNILQVMNLEVVYNDVVLVLKGLSLDVTTGSITTLLGANGAGKSTTLKAISGLLAGENGKVTSGSIMYDGTETVRLVPEKLVRAGVFQVMEGRRIFEDLTVEENLRCGGYTQPARLFAHNSEKVYAYFPRLKERRHQLAGYMSGGEQQMLAIGRAVMASPKLLLLDEPSLGLAPLLVEEIFEIVGKINKTEGVSVLLVEQNARMALSLADYGYIMENGRIVMDGKGEELLRNPDVQEFYLGLGHGGEKRSYRDIKHYRRRKRWLG, encoded by the coding sequence ATGAACATCCTCCAAGTGATGAACCTGGAAGTGGTCTACAACGATGTGGTCCTGGTTTTGAAAGGCCTGTCCCTGGACGTGACCACGGGCAGCATCACCACCCTCCTGGGCGCCAACGGGGCGGGCAAGTCCACGACGCTCAAGGCCATTTCCGGCCTGCTGGCCGGAGAGAACGGCAAGGTCACCTCCGGGTCCATCATGTACGACGGCACGGAGACGGTCCGTCTTGTGCCGGAGAAACTGGTCCGGGCCGGAGTTTTTCAGGTCATGGAAGGACGGCGCATCTTCGAGGACCTGACCGTGGAGGAAAATCTGCGCTGCGGCGGGTACACGCAACCCGCGCGCCTTTTTGCCCACAACTCCGAAAAGGTGTACGCGTATTTCCCAAGACTCAAAGAACGCCGCCATCAGCTGGCGGGCTACATGTCCGGCGGCGAGCAGCAGATGCTGGCCATCGGGCGGGCGGTCATGGCCAGTCCCAAGCTGCTGCTCCTCGACGAACCGTCCCTGGGGCTGGCGCCGCTTCTGGTGGAGGAAATTTTCGAGATCGTGGGCAAGATCAACAAGACCGAAGGCGTGAGCGTGCTGCTGGTGGAGCAGAACGCGCGCATGGCCCTGTCCCTGGCCGATTATGGCTACATCATGGAGAACGGGCGCATCGTCATGGACGGCAAGGGCGAAGAGTTGCTGCGCAACCCGGATGTGCAGGAGTTCTATCTTGGTCTCGGACATGGCGGGGAAAAACGCAGCTATCGCGACATCAAACATTACAGACGCAGAAAACGCTGGCTCGGATGA
- a CDS encoding sigma-54-dependent transcriptional regulator, with product MTKFPSYPVLLVDDEDTWLRSFSLALKSHGIDNIICCNDSTTVPEILAKTEIEVMAVDLAMPGMSGQDLIDSVSATNPDIPILVITGMSQVETAVQCIKRGAFDFFVKTNDKSSLVSGIRHAIEIRELKRENSSLRTRFLQDTLEHPETFAPIVTCSKAMRSIFQYIEAIARSTQPVLITGESGVGKELVAKVIHDLSGRQGEFVPVNVAGLDDNIFADALFGHKKGAFTGADRARPGLVENAKAGTLFLDEIGDLPQASQVKLLRLVQEREYLPIGSDVTRKTDARIIAATNVDPGVMAEAERFRSDLYYRLRAHHVHLPPLRERREDLPLLIDHFMRQGCQQRKRPAVPVELLNLLASYDFPGNIRELRFLILDALSCSGDDELNLDRIKAHVRKNPAASRKVLPGEGTRLQFGPELPTLKHVCAELVREAMRRTGNNQALAASMLGVSRQALNKRLNKLRQMEGPEE from the coding sequence ATGACGAAATTCCCATCCTATCCCGTCCTGCTCGTCGATGATGAGGACACGTGGCTGCGGTCCTTTTCCCTGGCGCTCAAATCCCACGGAATCGACAACATCATCTGCTGCAACGACAGCACCACGGTGCCCGAAATCCTGGCCAAGACCGAAATCGAGGTCATGGCCGTGGATCTGGCCATGCCCGGCATGTCCGGACAGGACCTCATCGACAGCGTGTCCGCGACCAATCCGGACATTCCCATCCTGGTCATCACCGGCATGAGCCAAGTGGAGACGGCGGTGCAATGCATCAAGCGCGGTGCCTTCGACTTTTTCGTCAAGACCAACGACAAGAGCAGCCTTGTCTCCGGCATCAGGCACGCCATCGAAATCCGCGAACTCAAGCGCGAAAACAGCAGCCTGCGCACCCGCTTCCTGCAGGACACCCTGGAGCACCCCGAGACCTTTGCGCCCATCGTGACCTGCTCCAAGGCCATGCGCTCCATCTTCCAGTACATCGAGGCCATCGCGCGCAGCACCCAGCCCGTGCTCATCACCGGCGAATCCGGGGTCGGCAAGGAACTGGTGGCCAAGGTCATTCACGATTTGAGCGGACGACAGGGCGAATTCGTGCCCGTCAACGTGGCCGGCCTCGATGACAACATCTTTGCCGACGCCCTGTTCGGGCACAAGAAGGGAGCCTTCACCGGCGCCGACAGAGCCCGCCCCGGCCTGGTGGAAAACGCCAAGGCTGGCACCCTTTTTCTGGACGAGATCGGCGACCTCCCCCAGGCCTCGCAGGTCAAACTGCTGCGTCTGGTGCAGGAACGCGAATACCTGCCCATCGGCTCCGACGTGACCCGCAAGACCGATGCCCGCATCATCGCGGCCACCAACGTGGACCCCGGCGTCATGGCCGAGGCGGAACGCTTCCGGTCCGACCTGTACTACCGCCTGCGCGCCCATCACGTGCACCTGCCCCCCTTGCGCGAGCGCCGCGAGGACCTGCCCCTCCTGATCGACCACTTCATGCGCCAGGGCTGCCAGCAGCGCAAACGCCCCGCAGTGCCGGTCGAGCTTCTGAACCTGCTCGCAAGCTACGACTTTCCGGGCAACATACGCGAACTGCGATTCCTGATTCTGGACGCCCTGAGCTGCTCCGGAGACGACGAACTGAACCTGGACCGCATCAAGGCGCATGTGCGCAAGAACCCCGCCGCATCGCGCAAGGTCCTGCCCGGGGAAGGCACGCGCCTGCAATTCGGCCCGGAACTGCCGACCCTGAAGCATGTCTGCGCCGAACTCGTGCGCGAGGCCATGCGCCGCACCGGAAACAATCAGGCCCTGGCCGCGAGCATGCTGGGAGTATCCCGGCAGGCGCTCAACAAGCGCCTCAACAAGCTGCGCCAGATGGAGGGCCCTGAAGAGTGA
- a CDS encoding hemolysin family protein codes for MLRSLAFLLLVVLLVLANGFFVASEFALVGVRRSRIATLADSGNRKAKLLLRLIDHLNAYISATQLGITLSSLALGWIGEPAIAELLHPLLEGRVPPAVLHSISFAIAFSLITFLHIVLGELAPKTIALERAEKTALAIALPMEIFYRIFYWPIRLLDWSGTRTVRLLGFTPTPHHGSVYTEDELRMLIDASYSSGQIEEEKRRLIRRAFDFNTTEACEAMIPRSEIAALPVTSTLDEVLEAFRIHGYSRLPVYGEDLDDVVGVLFRQDMEPFMSREPGLVFSMTALLHPPAFVPSGKRLGSLLKQMQATRTHLIFVMDEYGGLEGLVTLEDVLEEIVGEINDEYDEEVRSQIVRDGAAFILDGMLAVRDANRKLGLGLPEDEAYTTVAGFLLAQAGRVLEPGDIVPVKDGEFKVERVERRRITRIRFTPEAR; via the coding sequence ATGCTCCGCTCTTTAGCATTTCTGCTGCTGGTCGTCCTGCTGGTTCTGGCCAACGGCTTTTTCGTGGCTTCGGAATTCGCCCTCGTGGGAGTGCGTCGTTCACGTATCGCAACCCTTGCGGACAGCGGAAACAGAAAAGCCAAACTGCTGTTGCGCCTCATCGATCACCTGAACGCCTACATCTCCGCCACCCAGCTTGGCATCACCCTGTCCTCCCTTGCCCTGGGCTGGATCGGCGAACCCGCCATCGCCGAGCTGCTGCACCCACTGCTCGAAGGGCGGGTCCCCCCAGCCGTGTTGCACTCCATCTCATTCGCCATCGCCTTCAGCCTGATCACCTTCCTGCACATCGTGCTCGGAGAGCTCGCGCCCAAGACCATCGCCCTGGAGCGGGCCGAGAAAACCGCCCTGGCCATCGCGCTGCCCATGGAAATCTTCTACCGCATCTTCTACTGGCCCATCCGCCTGCTCGACTGGTCCGGCACACGCACGGTGCGCCTGCTCGGCTTCACCCCCACCCCGCACCACGGCTCCGTCTACACCGAGGACGAGCTGCGCATGCTCATCGACGCCAGTTACTCCAGCGGACAGATAGAGGAGGAAAAACGCCGCCTCATCCGCCGCGCCTTCGACTTCAACACCACCGAGGCATGCGAAGCCATGATCCCGCGCTCGGAGATCGCGGCCCTGCCCGTCACCTCCACCCTGGACGAGGTCCTCGAGGCTTTCCGCATTCATGGCTACTCCCGCCTGCCCGTCTACGGCGAGGACCTGGACGATGTCGTCGGCGTGCTCTTCCGTCAGGACATGGAACCGTTCATGTCCCGCGAGCCGGGACTGGTCTTCTCCATGACCGCCCTGCTGCATCCGCCCGCTTTCGTGCCCTCGGGCAAACGCCTGGGCAGCCTCTTAAAGCAGATGCAGGCCACACGCACCCACCTGATCTTCGTCATGGACGAATACGGCGGACTCGAAGGCCTGGTCACCCTGGAAGATGTGCTGGAAGAAATCGTCGGGGAGATCAACGACGAGTACGATGAAGAAGTGCGCTCACAGATCGTACGCGACGGCGCGGCGTTCATCCTCGACGGAATGCTCGCCGTGCGCGACGCCAACCGCAAACTCGGACTCGGGTTGCCCGAGGACGAGGCCTACACCACCGTGGCCGGATTCCTCCTGGCCCAGGCCGGACGGGTCCTTGAACCGGGAGACATCGTGCCCGTCAAGGACGGCGAGTTCAAAGTCGAACGCGTCGAAAGACGCCGCATCACCCGCATCCGCTTCACCCCCGAAGCGCGCTAG
- a CDS encoding phenylacetate--CoA ligase family protein, whose amino-acid sequence MDRTKGYYHDLETDSQSIRTSKQCNAIQDMVKKALSFDGEFRERLASAGVVADEIRSLDDFTSIPVLRKKDLSRLQREKGLAWFLPGVPGTLARIYQSPGPIYDPEGRGPDYWGWTEAFHAAGFRSGDLAQMTFSYHLTPAGLMLEEPLRALGCAVIPAGPGNSSVQLQLMQELPVTAFVGMTSFLKTLGEKARDKGLDPKRDFGLRVAFVAAERLPESLRTEVQDMFGMIIRQGYGTADVGCIAYECPELGGMHLSSRCFVEICDPATGRPVPTGEVGEVVVTPFTPDYPLIRLATGDLSRLDDSDCPCGRTAPKLQGILGRVDDTAKVRGQFVYTAQVAQALSRFPQVLRHQVVVNNDGGKETLTLRIETNGPADHGAIAAGFQEVIKLRPVVVTLGLGETIPEGAPALVDERTYD is encoded by the coding sequence ATGGACAGGACAAAGGGCTACTATCACGATCTGGAAACCGACTCCCAATCCATAAGGACAAGCAAGCAATGCAACGCCATTCAGGATATGGTGAAAAAGGCGTTGTCCTTTGATGGGGAGTTTCGTGAACGGCTCGCATCGGCGGGCGTCGTGGCGGATGAAATCCGTTCCCTGGACGATTTCACGTCCATCCCCGTGTTGCGCAAAAAGGACCTGTCCCGGCTACAGCGCGAGAAGGGGCTGGCCTGGTTTCTGCCCGGAGTCCCGGGAACTCTGGCGCGCATCTATCAGTCTCCCGGTCCCATCTACGACCCCGAAGGCCGGGGGCCGGACTACTGGGGCTGGACCGAGGCTTTTCATGCCGCCGGCTTTCGCTCCGGCGATCTGGCGCAGATGACCTTCAGCTACCATCTCACCCCTGCCGGACTGATGCTCGAAGAGCCCCTGCGCGCCCTCGGTTGCGCCGTGATCCCGGCCGGACCGGGAAACTCCTCCGTGCAGTTGCAGCTCATGCAGGAATTACCCGTAACGGCCTTCGTGGGCATGACCAGTTTTCTCAAGACCCTGGGCGAAAAGGCCAGGGACAAGGGGCTCGACCCGAAAAGGGATTTCGGGCTGCGGGTCGCCTTCGTGGCCGCGGAACGCCTGCCGGAAAGCCTGCGCACGGAAGTGCAGGACATGTTCGGCATGATCATCCGTCAGGGCTACGGCACGGCCGACGTGGGCTGCATCGCCTACGAGTGCCCGGAGCTTGGCGGCATGCACCTCTCAAGCCGCTGTTTCGTCGAGATCTGCGATCCGGCCACGGGGCGGCCAGTGCCCACGGGAGAGGTCGGCGAAGTGGTGGTCACGCCGTTCACCCCGGACTATCCCCTGATCCGTCTGGCCACCGGAGACCTTTCGCGCCTCGATGACTCCGACTGCCCCTGCGGCCGCACGGCGCCGAAGCTGCAAGGCATTCTGGGACGGGTGGACGACACCGCCAAGGTTCGCGGACAGTTCGTCTATACCGCCCAGGTCGCGCAGGCCTTGAGCCGTTTTCCGCAGGTCCTGCGTCATCAGGTGGTGGTGAACAACGACGGCGGCAAGGAAACCCTGACCCTGCGCATCGAAACCAATGGCCCGGCGGACCACGGCGCCATCGCCGCGGGTTTTCAGGAAGTGATCAAGCTGCGGCCGGTCGTGGTCACCCTCGGCCTGGGGGAAACCATCCCGGAAGGCGCCCCGGCCCTTGTTGACGAACGCACATACGATTAG
- a CDS encoding PAS domain-containing sensor histidine kinase, with product MNAGREDLLQRLRELERSNRQLTREVQDLRALIDTPLNVMLFSLDLNYNYITFNQAHREFVKHNWNLDIHPGMHVFDVLNEPDERVTSRRNFDRVLAGESYILRRKYRKPKGEIGFYQNTYVPLQRGGEILGAVVFAHDITEWSEREEEGKKYRAIFEKALEGIYRSTSKGRFIEANREMARILGYDSPQDLMSTITNISRQLYCDPDDRELVFSILRRDGVLKDFETRMRRKDGSEIWVEFNARIEKDDQERTVFIEGKLTDITTRKEAEYKAQLRGQKMIQADKMASLGVLVAGVAHEINNPNSFLTLNLPLLRDVWADALHVLDEYQEEHGDFVLGGLEYSELRQQMPLLLQGMVDGSERIKDIVSRLKDYSRQRPEGERETTDVNSVVAGALAFVRQKLKTAAPGYLVRLGAEPVLVEADLQRLIQVLINLLVNACEAVPASGGEITLQVLSRYGEDKAWAGVEVRDNGCGILPHDLKYIQDPFFTTKRELGGTGLGLSISSAIMHDHGGRLEFSSPPGQGTCVRMLLPMMR from the coding sequence GTGAACGCCGGCCGGGAAGATCTGCTGCAGAGGCTGCGCGAGCTGGAACGCTCCAACCGCCAGCTCACCCGCGAAGTGCAGGACCTGCGCGCCCTGATCGACACGCCGCTCAATGTCATGCTTTTTTCCCTCGACCTGAACTACAATTACATCACCTTCAACCAGGCCCACCGGGAATTCGTCAAACACAACTGGAACCTCGACATCCACCCCGGCATGCACGTTTTCGATGTCCTGAACGAGCCCGATGAGCGCGTAACCTCCCGCCGCAATTTCGACCGCGTCCTGGCGGGCGAATCCTACATCCTGCGGCGCAAGTACAGAAAACCCAAAGGGGAGATCGGCTTCTACCAGAACACCTACGTGCCCTTGCAGCGCGGAGGGGAAATTCTCGGGGCCGTGGTCTTTGCCCACGACATCACCGAATGGAGCGAGCGCGAAGAGGAAGGCAAGAAATACCGCGCCATTTTCGAAAAGGCCCTGGAGGGCATCTACCGTTCCACGTCCAAGGGACGATTCATCGAAGCCAACCGGGAAATGGCCCGCATCCTTGGCTACGACTCACCTCAGGATCTCATGTCCACGATCACCAACATCAGCCGCCAGCTCTACTGCGACCCCGACGACAGGGAGCTGGTCTTCTCCATCCTGCGCCGCGACGGAGTGCTCAAGGATTTCGAGACCCGCATGCGTCGCAAGGACGGCAGTGAAATCTGGGTGGAATTCAACGCCCGGATCGAAAAGGACGATCAGGAACGCACGGTGTTCATCGAGGGCAAGCTGACGGACATCACCACCCGCAAGGAAGCGGAGTACAAGGCCCAGCTGCGTGGACAGAAGATGATCCAGGCGGACAAGATGGCATCCCTTGGCGTGCTGGTGGCCGGAGTGGCCCATGAAATCAACAACCCCAACAGCTTTCTGACGCTGAACCTGCCGCTCCTGCGCGACGTCTGGGCCGACGCCCTGCACGTGCTGGACGAATACCAGGAAGAACATGGGGATTTCGTGCTCGGCGGACTCGAATATTCGGAACTCAGGCAGCAGATGCCGCTGCTGCTGCAGGGCATGGTGGACGGGTCGGAGCGGATCAAGGATATCGTTTCAAGGCTCAAGGACTATTCCCGCCAACGTCCCGAAGGGGAACGCGAGACGACCGACGTGAACAGCGTCGTGGCCGGAGCCCTGGCCTTCGTGCGCCAGAAACTGAAAACCGCGGCCCCGGGCTATCTCGTCAGGCTGGGGGCGGAGCCCGTTCTGGTGGAAGCCGACCTGCAGCGCCTCATCCAGGTGCTCATCAATCTGCTGGTCAACGCCTGCGAAGCCGTGCCCGCCTCAGGCGGCGAGATCACGTTGCAGGTCCTGTCCAGATACGGGGAGGACAAGGCCTGGGCCGGAGTGGAAGTGCGCGACAACGGCTGCGGCATCCTCCCCCACGATCTCAAATACATTCAGGACCCGTTCTTCACCACCAAACGGGAACTGGGCGGAACGGGACTTGGCCTGTCCATCTCCTCGGCCATCATGCACGACCATGGCGGCCGCCTGGAATTCTCATCCCCGCCCGGCCAGGGCACCTGCGTACGCATGCTCCTGCCCATGATGCGGTGA